The following proteins are co-located in the Clostridiales bacterium genome:
- a CDS encoding DNA translocase FtsK, with protein MTGLYILSIVVTLISVMLVINTPVSQFLDAWQERRQARKLAAAEAAILEEESWEEQEQAQKEPLAKEKGKRAAASKIITDHEKIHPFENKEYKRSTIELPPISTAAAAGPVSGNQLKILDYMKDEELFEKAAGEKGKHDFGLEEIKISVPGMGLDGEGAEAPAIKEYKSPESPAKGEEAPVKTEGQEPVKASGLTPQKEAAPVKVEELNIKIGGTSLKPFQLPSSDLLAKGPSSNNMGETESLKAKAAKLEQTLKDFNVNAKVVQVTKGPAVTRYEIQPSTGVKVSSIVRLGDDIALNLEAKSIRIEAPIPGKAAVGIEVENDRVHLVALREIIESSEFKTAKSKITFAVGKDIAGKAIVADLKSMPHMLIAGSTGSGKSVCINSIIISMLYKAKPDEVKFVLIDPKVVELGNYNGIPHLLIPVVTDPSKAAAALNWAVAEMTDRYKKFAEEGVRDLESYNNSVKGKGEDDRFLPQIVIIIDELADLMMAAPSQVEESICRLAQMARAAGMHLIVATQRPSVDIITGVIKANIPSRIAFAVSSQFDSRTILDMAGAERLVGKGDMLFNPMGNAKPYRVQGTFISDSEVHKVIEFVKSQSPETEYANDVIHSIEKVQTSANDEDTDELLSDAIETVVRAKQASVSMLQRRFRIGYNRAARLVDMMEARGIIGPADGSRPRSVLMTEDEFLGLSAETEDL; from the coding sequence ATGACGGGACTGTACATACTATCTATCGTAGTAACCCTGATCTCGGTCATGCTGGTAATCAACACACCGGTTTCTCAATTCCTTGATGCATGGCAGGAGCGAAGACAGGCCAGAAAACTGGCAGCAGCCGAAGCAGCAATCCTTGAGGAGGAGAGCTGGGAGGAGCAGGAGCAAGCTCAAAAAGAGCCGCTTGCCAAGGAAAAAGGGAAGCGTGCTGCAGCATCTAAAATTATAACAGATCACGAAAAAATTCATCCGTTCGAGAATAAAGAGTACAAGCGTTCCACCATCGAACTGCCTCCCATCTCCACAGCAGCTGCGGCAGGACCTGTTTCCGGAAACCAGCTCAAGATCCTTGATTATATGAAGGATGAAGAGCTCTTTGAAAAAGCTGCTGGAGAAAAAGGAAAGCACGATTTTGGACTGGAAGAGATTAAGATCAGTGTGCCTGGTATGGGGCTTGACGGAGAAGGGGCAGAAGCGCCGGCAATCAAAGAATATAAGAGTCCTGAATCGCCTGCAAAAGGAGAGGAAGCTCCTGTGAAAACCGAAGGGCAGGAGCCAGTGAAAGCATCCGGTTTAACGCCCCAAAAAGAGGCAGCTCCCGTAAAAGTAGAAGAGCTGAACATCAAAATCGGCGGGACTTCATTAAAGCCATTTCAGCTTCCCTCGTCTGATTTGCTAGCCAAGGGACCTTCCAGCAACAATATGGGAGAGACGGAAAGCCTGAAGGCAAAGGCAGCCAAATTGGAACAGACACTAAAGGATTTTAACGTAAATGCAAAAGTGGTACAGGTTACCAAAGGACCTGCCGTTACACGGTATGAAATCCAGCCCAGCACTGGGGTCAAGGTCAGCAGCATCGTTCGTCTTGGCGACGACATTGCGCTGAATCTGGAAGCAAAAAGTATCCGTATCGAAGCGCCGATCCCCGGAAAAGCTGCGGTAGGCATCGAAGTGGAAAATGATAGAGTACATCTCGTCGCACTGCGAGAAATCATAGAATCCAGTGAGTTTAAGACAGCAAAATCAAAGATCACCTTTGCTGTGGGCAAGGACATTGCCGGCAAAGCCATCGTCGCGGATCTAAAAAGCATGCCCCATATGCTGATTGCCGGATCAACAGGTTCGGGAAAGAGCGTATGTATCAACAGTATCATCATCAGTATGCTTTACAAGGCAAAGCCAGATGAGGTAAAGTTTGTGCTCATTGACCCGAAGGTGGTGGAGCTTGGCAATTACAACGGAATTCCGCATCTGTTGATTCCAGTCGTCACAGACCCAAGCAAAGCAGCAGCTGCCCTTAACTGGGCCGTTGCTGAAATGACAGACCGCTATAAAAAATTTGCCGAAGAGGGAGTCCGGGATCTGGAGTCCTACAACAACAGTGTCAAAGGGAAGGGAGAAGATGATCGCTTCCTGCCTCAGATCGTCATCATTATCGACGAGCTTGCTGATCTGATGATGGCAGCACCGTCTCAGGTTGAAGAATCCATCTGCAGACTTGCTCAGATGGCCAGAGCTGCGGGAATGCACCTCATCGTCGCAACCCAGAGGCCTTCTGTTGACATTATCACCGGTGTTATTAAAGCCAATATTCCTTCCCGGATCGCATTTGCCGTATCCTCTCAGTTTGATTCGAGAACCATACTGGATATGGCGGGAGCAGAACGGCTTGTAGGAAAAGGGGACATGCTCTTCAATCCCATGGGCAATGCGAAACCTTATCGTGTCCAGGGAACCTTTATCTCCGACTCGGAAGTACATAAGGTCATCGAATTTGTCAAGAGCCAGTCTCCTGAAACGGAATACGCAAATGATGTAATCCACAGCATCGAAAAGGTACAGACTTCTGCCAATGATGAGGACACGGACGAGCTGCTTTCCGATGCGATTGAAACCGTCGTCAGAGCGAAACAGGCTTCCGTTTCCATGCTCCAAAGAAGATTCCGCATCGGATACAACCGTGCTGCAAGGCTCGTGGACATGATGGAAGCCCGCGGGATTATAGGCCCGGCTGACGGCAGCAGACCCCGCAGCGTACTCATGACAGAAGATGAGTTTCTCGGATTGTCTGCAGAAACCGAGGACCTTTAA
- a CDS encoding aspartate-semialdehyde dehydrogenase, which translates to MNKKPNLAIVGATGLVGSTFLKVLEERDFPFENLYMMASAKSAGTTVTFKGKEYVVEELTETSFDKPIDIALFSAGGSASEKFAPIAASKGVIVVDNSSAWRMDQEVPLVVPEVNAGDIKWNKGIIANPNCSTIQAVVALKPLQEKYGIKRIVYSTYQAVSGSGLKGINDLKEGLQGNDIKKAYPHAIAGNCLPQIDVFLENGYTKEEMKMINETHKIMGDETIKITATTVRVPVFDSHSESINVELEKPFEVEDVKKLLSESQGIVLLDDPEKSVYPLARDAAGKDEVFVGRVRRDFSVENGLNLWVVADNIRKGAATNAVQIAEELIKG; encoded by the coding sequence ATGAACAAAAAACCTAATTTAGCAATCGTAGGAGCTACAGGCCTTGTTGGCAGCACATTTCTGAAGGTACTTGAGGAAAGAGACTTTCCTTTTGAAAATCTATACATGATGGCGTCAGCAAAGTCTGCCGGCACGACAGTGACCTTTAAAGGAAAGGAGTACGTTGTTGAGGAACTGACGGAGACTTCTTTTGACAAACCAATCGATATCGCCCTATTCTCGGCAGGCGGTTCCGCAAGCGAGAAGTTTGCGCCTATCGCGGCGTCCAAGGGTGTGATTGTTGTTGATAACAGCAGCGCTTGGAGAATGGATCAAGAAGTGCCGCTCGTAGTTCCGGAAGTAAACGCAGGAGACATCAAGTGGAACAAAGGCATTATTGCGAACCCCAACTGTTCCACCATCCAGGCAGTGGTAGCACTGAAACCGCTTCAGGAGAAATATGGAATCAAGCGGATTGTTTACTCCACTTATCAGGCAGTTTCAGGGTCTGGCTTAAAGGGGATCAATGACCTCAAAGAAGGACTGCAGGGAAATGATATCAAAAAGGCTTACCCCCATGCGATAGCTGGCAATTGCCTGCCTCAGATCGATGTATTCCTGGAGAATGGTTACACCAAAGAAGAAATGAAAATGATCAACGAGACACACAAGATCATGGGTGATGAAACCATCAAGATTACTGCTACGACGGTTCGTGTGCCGGTATTTGACTCCCACAGTGAATCCATCAATGTCGAACTGGAAAAACCTTTTGAAGTGGAAGATGTGAAAAAACTGCTTTCAGAATCACAGGGCATCGTTCTTTTGGATGATCCCGAAAAATCTGTTTATCCTCTTGCACGAGATGCTGCCGGCAAGGATGAAGTATTTGTGGGAAGAGTACGCAGAGACTTCAGCGTAGAAAACGGCTTAAACCTGTGGGTTGTAGCGGATAATATCAGAAAAGGCGCAGCTACCAATGCGGTACAGATTGCGGAAGAGCTGATCAAGGGATAA
- a CDS encoding 4-hydroxy-tetrahydrodipicolinate synthase, whose translation MTLFTGAGTAIVTPFKDGAVDYPSLGQLIDWQISQEIDAIVVCGTTGEASTLNDKEHIETVQYTIEKVNGRVPVIAGAGSNDTAHAIYMSQELEALGADGLLQVTPYYNKCTQKGLIEHFTKIADSVSIPIILYSVAGRTGVNISPSTVFELAKHPKVAGIKEASGNISQVVEIAKCVSNDFALYSGNDDMIVPLLSVGGVGVISTVSNIVPKDTHQMVMNYLYGDTKEASKLQLSMKHLIDAMFVEVNPIPIKAALALMGKIRMEYRLPLCPPDEKSMDLIKKELTLYGLI comes from the coding sequence ATGACACTTTTCACAGGCGCAGGTACTGCTATCGTAACGCCATTTAAAGACGGAGCGGTTGACTATCCCAGCCTGGGTCAGTTAATTGACTGGCAGATTTCTCAGGAGATCGACGCAATCGTTGTTTGCGGCACTACCGGAGAAGCTTCAACACTTAATGATAAAGAACACATTGAGACTGTTCAGTATACCATAGAAAAAGTAAACGGCAGAGTTCCTGTTATCGCAGGAGCCGGAAGCAATGATACCGCCCATGCCATATACATGTCACAAGAGCTTGAGGCTCTGGGCGCCGATGGTTTGCTGCAGGTTACTCCATACTACAATAAATGTACCCAAAAAGGGCTTATAGAACACTTTACCAAGATTGCAGATTCAGTTAGTATACCAATTATATTATACTCTGTTGCAGGAAGGACTGGCGTTAATATAAGCCCTTCTACTGTTTTTGAACTGGCAAAGCATCCCAAGGTTGCGGGAATTAAAGAAGCAAGCGGAAATATTTCACAGGTAGTAGAGATTGCCAAATGTGTTTCCAATGACTTTGCTCTCTATTCAGGCAACGATGATATGATTGTTCCCCTGCTTTCCGTTGGCGGCGTCGGTGTAATTTCTACCGTCTCCAATATAGTGCCAAAGGATACGCATCAGATGGTTATGAACTATCTGTATGGAGATACTAAGGAGGCGAGCAAATTGCAGCTTTCCATGAAGCATCTCATCGATGCAATGTTTGTTGAAGTCAATCCAATTCCAATCAAAGCCGCCCTTGCGCTGATGGGTAAAATCAGGATGGAATATCGCCTTCCACTTTGCCCGCCGGATGAAAAATCCATGGATCTTATCAAAAAGGAACTTACACTCTATGGCTTAATCTAA
- a CDS encoding 4-hydroxy-tetrahydrodipicolinate reductase — translation MMNIILHGCNGKMGKTLQRIIAQDPDLTVSAGIDSFIGEEPVPFKFYMSSVDCDAKGDVVIDFSHHEAIEDLLRFCVNSKLPVVIATTALSDEDLEKISKASEEIPVFRSANMSLGINVLSKLIKAAVPVLEDDFNIEIIEKHHCKKIDSPSGTALLLAAAINEATEEKKEYIYGRHSKDDNCKLSEIGIHAVRGGSIPGEHTVIFAGPDEVIELTHTVYSKEVFARGALKAAKFIVTKGNGLYSMEDMV, via the coding sequence ATGATGAACATTATTCTTCACGGTTGTAACGGCAAAATGGGCAAAACGTTACAGAGAATCATTGCCCAGGACCCCGATCTGACAGTCTCCGCCGGAATCGACAGCTTTATTGGAGAAGAGCCCGTGCCGTTCAAGTTTTACATGTCATCTGTTGACTGCGATGCAAAAGGTGATGTTGTCATCGACTTTTCCCATCATGAGGCGATCGAAGACCTCCTGCGTTTTTGTGTAAATTCCAAACTTCCGGTGGTTATCGCCACAACTGCTTTAAGTGATGAGGATCTGGAGAAGATTTCAAAGGCGTCTGAAGAAATACCGGTTTTCAGGTCTGCCAATATGTCGCTGGGCATCAACGTGTTGTCCAAGCTGATAAAGGCAGCAGTACCCGTATTGGAGGACGATTTTAATATTGAAATCATCGAGAAGCATCACTGCAAGAAGATTGACTCTCCCAGCGGAACCGCCCTGCTGCTTGCCGCTGCGATCAATGAAGCGACTGAAGAAAAAAAGGAATACATTTACGGAAGACATAGCAAGGATGATAACTGTAAACTGTCTGAAATCGGAATCCATGCAGTCCGCGGCGGCAGCATCCCCGGAGAACACACCGTAATCTTCGCCGGTCCCGATGAAGTCATTGAGCTGACCCATACGGTTTACTCAAAAGAGGTCTTTGCCAGGGGTGCATTGAAAGCTGCCAAGTTTATCGTCACCAAGGGAAACGGTCTCTACTCCATGGAAGATATGGTATAG
- the rpmF gene encoding 50S ribosomal protein L32: MAVPKRKTSKARRDKRRSPNMKMAAPGLSICPKCHEPKLPHRVCPNCNYYDGKEIVAAEA, translated from the coding sequence ATGGCAGTTCCAAAGCGGAAAACATCAAAAGCGAGAAGAGACAAGAGAAGATCTCCTAATATGAAGATGGCAGCACCCGGATTATCAATTTGTCCTAAGTGCCACGAGCCTAAGCTTCCTCACAGAGTATGCCCGAATTGCAATTACTACGACGGTAAGGAAATAGTCGCCGCAGAAGCATAA
- a CDS encoding acetate kinase, whose protein sequence is MKVLVINCGSSSLKYQVLDMTTETLLAKGLVERIGIEGSILSHEKIGMDKFKLTTPMASHKEAIAHVLEALIDAEHGVISSMDEIGAVGHRVVHAGEKYSSSVVINDDVIKALEECVELAPLHNPPNLLGIAACQELMPSTPMVGVFDTAFHQTMPPESYIYAIPYEYYDKYKIRRYGFHGTSHKYVSERTADILGVNIEDLKIITCHLGNGASVTAIKRGKSIDTSMGFTPLEGLVMGTRSGDIDPAIVSYIRQKENLPAGESTNILNKKSGVLGISGVSSDFRDLEDAVAAGNERAALALKVFAHKVRFYIGAYIAEMNGVDAIVFTAGVGENDINIRDLICSELGNLGIKLDLVKNKVKGKETIISREDSKVKILLVPTNEELMIARDTFSLVKYGHVK, encoded by the coding sequence ATGAAAGTATTAGTAATTAACTGCGGAAGTTCATCACTGAAATATCAGGTTCTTGATATGACAACCGAAACACTTTTAGCAAAGGGATTAGTGGAAAGAATCGGAATTGAAGGTTCCATCTTATCCCACGAAAAGATCGGGATGGACAAATTTAAGCTGACAACGCCGATGGCAAGTCATAAAGAGGCCATTGCACACGTTTTGGAAGCTTTGATTGACGCAGAGCACGGTGTTATTAGCTCAATGGACGAAATCGGAGCAGTGGGACATCGTGTTGTTCACGCAGGAGAAAAATATTCCAGCTCAGTGGTGATCAATGATGATGTCATCAAAGCACTGGAAGAATGCGTTGAATTAGCTCCGCTCCACAACCCGCCGAATCTTCTGGGTATCGCTGCTTGTCAGGAACTTATGCCGAGTACCCCGATGGTTGGCGTATTCGATACAGCGTTCCACCAGACAATGCCGCCGGAATCCTATATCTATGCGATTCCTTATGAGTATTATGATAAGTACAAGATCAGAAGATACGGCTTCCACGGAACCAGCCATAAGTATGTTTCAGAGAGAACAGCAGACATCCTTGGCGTAAATATTGAAGATCTTAAGATCATCACCTGCCACCTTGGAAACGGTGCCAGCGTTACAGCAATCAAAAGAGGAAAATCCATCGATACCAGCATGGGCTTTACCCCTCTGGAAGGCCTCGTAATGGGAACCAGATCCGGAGATATCGACCCTGCTATCGTATCCTATATCAGACAGAAGGAAAATCTTCCTGCAGGTGAATCCACAAACATCCTCAATAAGAAATCTGGTGTACTGGGTATCTCCGGTGTCAGCAGCGACTTCAGAGATCTTGAGGATGCCGTTGCAGCCGGAAATGAAAGAGCTGCATTAGCATTAAAAGTTTTCGCACATAAGGTAAGATTCTATATCGGTGCTTATATTGCTGAAATGAACGGCGTAGATGCCATCGTATTTACAGCAGGCGTAGGTGAAAACGATATCAACATCAGAGATCTGATCTGCAGCGAGCTTGGAAACCTTGGAATTAAGCTTGACCTTGTGAAAAACAAAGTCAAGGGTAAGGAAACCATCATCAGCAGAGAAGACTCAAAAGTAAAGATTTTATTGGTGCCAACCAATGAAGAATTAATGATCGCAAGAGATACCTTCAGCCTCGTTAAATATGGACATGTAAAATAA
- a CDS encoding nucleotidyltransferase, which translates to MRVLGIIAEYNPFHNGHLYHLQESKRMLNPDYTVCVMSGDFTQRGEPAMADKWLRASMAAANGIDLVLELPFAFASNNAEFFAAGAVDLLDRLGCVTHLSFGSESGDLALLRETAAFLTCETEELKAGIKAFSDQGISFPKARYESVKRCIGETRAEVLKNSNNILAVEYLKQLNIRNSSIEPITVTRYGTGYHDKETFEEIASATAVRHILGQSADIDAVSKFIPKPSLDVLQSSKLPVNPGFRLFYQLLIYRILTTEASVLGSVLSATEGLENKLKKAAVQSKDPESFLSGVLSKRYTATRIQRLLTHTLVHLDKHSFEKIISGQINYARVLAFSKKGATLIKKIKKEERNTIPILTNINRELDKDAREWQLLKFDILASDIYHLAVCGETYSRSDYVMKPYHHLP; encoded by the coding sequence ATGAGGGTATTAGGAATCATAGCAGAATATAATCCATTCCATAACGGACACCTTTATCATCTGCAGGAGTCAAAACGGATGCTGAATCCAGACTATACCGTATGCGTGATGAGCGGCGATTTTACGCAGCGAGGGGAACCTGCCATGGCTGACAAATGGCTTCGTGCCTCCATGGCGGCTGCAAACGGAATTGACCTTGTCTTGGAACTTCCTTTCGCTTTTGCTTCGAATAATGCCGAATTTTTTGCCGCAGGGGCAGTGGATCTTTTGGACCGACTGGGCTGCGTTACGCATCTGTCCTTTGGCAGTGAATCAGGGGATCTGGCTCTTCTGAGAGAAACCGCAGCGTTTCTGACCTGTGAAACGGAAGAATTGAAGGCGGGGATCAAGGCATTTTCTGATCAGGGCATCTCTTTTCCGAAAGCCCGCTATGAATCGGTGAAGCGCTGTATCGGAGAAACAAGAGCCGAAGTACTAAAAAATTCAAACAATATTCTTGCAGTAGAATATTTAAAGCAGCTAAATATAAGAAATAGTTCCATAGAGCCTATCACAGTGACACGGTATGGGACAGGCTATCATGACAAAGAAACCTTTGAAGAGATCGCAAGTGCCACAGCGGTTAGGCATATACTTGGACAATCAGCAGACATCGACGCAGTTTCAAAGTTTATACCAAAGCCGTCTCTGGACGTACTCCAGAGCAGCAAGCTCCCTGTAAATCCAGGATTTAGACTGTTTTATCAGCTTCTGATCTATCGCATACTGACCACGGAAGCCTCGGTGCTGGGATCGGTTCTTTCAGCAACGGAAGGCTTGGAAAACAAATTGAAAAAGGCGGCTGTCCAGTCAAAGGACCCCGAATCTTTTCTGAGTGGAGTTTTATCAAAACGATATACCGCAACGAGAATTCAAAGACTGCTGACCCATACCCTGGTACATTTGGACAAGCATAGTTTTGAGAAAATTATCAGCGGCCAAATTAATTACGCCAGAGTTTTAGCGTTCAGCAAAAAGGGGGCCACCTTGATTAAAAAGATCAAAAAAGAGGAACGAAATACGATACCAATCCTGACCAACATCAATCGCGAGCTTGACAAAGATGCAAGGGAATGGCAGCTCCTGAAATTTGACATATTGGCTTCTGACATCTATCATCTGGCAGTCTGTGGGGAAACCTACAGCCGTTCTGATTATGTCATGAAGCCCTATCATCATTTGCCTTAA
- a CDS encoding ATP synthase F0 subunit B, with protein MKVLELLDEIEEIVDTSSGFPLTGKILVDAEEILEIVKEIRVELPDEIQQAQWIKDERQRILEEAKREYETILKDAKVQAEALIENDDITVKAKMRADEIMRVAEANVKAMKLGAFDYIDSILYNFQDKMDQLNSVYFHDMFSNLQTTFEKVNGTIADNRNEIKEMIYRAQMESND; from the coding sequence ATGAAGGTTTTAGAACTATTGGATGAGATTGAAGAAATTGTGGATACAAGCTCTGGCTTTCCGCTTACAGGGAAAATATTAGTAGATGCAGAAGAGATCCTGGAAATCGTAAAAGAAATTCGTGTGGAGCTGCCCGATGAAATACAGCAGGCACAGTGGATCAAGGACGAACGTCAACGAATCCTGGAAGAGGCGAAACGTGAATATGAAACCATTCTGAAGGATGCTAAGGTTCAGGCGGAAGCACTGATTGAAAACGACGACATTACAGTAAAAGCCAAAATGCGTGCAGATGAAATCATGCGCGTTGCAGAAGCCAATGTTAAGGCTATGAAGCTTGGCGCCTTTGATTACATAGACAGCATCCTGTATAACTTTCAGGATAAAATGGATCAACTGAATTCCGTCTATTTCCACGATATGTTCAGTAATCTGCAGACAACCTTTGAAAAGGTCAACGGCACCATCGCAGATAACAGAAATGAAATCAAAGAAATGATCTATCGGGCGCAGATGGAAAGCAACGATTAA
- the coaD gene encoding pantetheine-phosphate adenylyltransferase, which yields MIKKVLYAGSFDPITNGHLDLINRGAKLGDHLIVGVIENMSKTPFFTVEERTDLIREATSHIKNIEIDHFSGLLADYVKKNNIDVVLRGLRATMDFEYEIQMAQMNARLYNNDVETVFLMTCPDYSFVSSSIVKEVFMLNGDIKGLVPDNVLDYMERKYRK from the coding sequence ATGATAAAAAAAGTTCTCTACGCAGGCTCCTTTGATCCCATCACCAATGGCCATCTAGATCTGATCAACAGGGGGGCAAAGCTTGGAGATCATCTGATCGTAGGCGTGATCGAAAATATGTCAAAAACGCCCTTCTTCACAGTAGAAGAGCGGACGGATCTGATCAGAGAAGCCACAAGCCATATAAAAAATATCGAAATCGATCATTTCAGCGGACTTTTGGCTGACTATGTTAAAAAGAATAATATCGACGTAGTTCTGCGAGGTCTTCGAGCCACCATGGACTTCGAATATGAAATACAGATGGCACAGATGAACGCAAGGCTATATAATAATGACGTGGAGACGGTTTTTCTGATGACTTGTCCTGATTACTCATTTGTCAGCTCAAGTATCGTAAAAGAGGTATTCATGCTCAATGGGGATATTAAGGGCCTGGTACCGGATAATGTTTTGGATTACATGGAACGAAAATATAGAAAATAA
- the rsmD gene encoding 16S rRNA (guanine(966)-N(2))-methyltransferase RsmD, giving the protein MKKEAAVLRIIAGELKGRRLFTPKDSNIRPTTDKVKESIFSMIAPYLEDAVVIDLFSGTGNLGLEALSRGAERCYFGDKSRSSMELTRQNIAYCKQEDRTVAILGDYEYVLRKIPEKADLIFLDPPYGKGLLEHCLELIAERSLLSEDGIIVAEHGIKTPMEDKLLGFTKIKEKKYGTIVISIYALGNAD; this is encoded by the coding sequence ATTAAAAAGGAGGCAGCAGTATTGCGCATTATCGCTGGAGAATTGAAGGGCAGAAGACTGTTCACTCCAAAAGACAGTAACATCAGACCGACCACCGACAAGGTGAAAGAATCAATTTTTAGTATGATCGCTCCTTATTTGGAGGATGCGGTGGTCATTGATTTGTTTTCGGGAACGGGCAACCTGGGACTGGAAGCATTGAGCCGGGGGGCAGAACGCTGCTATTTTGGTGATAAGTCAAGATCCAGCATGGAGCTGACTCGTCAGAACATCGCTTATTGTAAACAGGAAGACAGGACCGTTGCAATCCTTGGGGATTATGAATATGTGCTTAGAAAGATCCCTGAAAAAGCAGACTTGATTTTTTTGGACCCGCCCTATGGAAAAGGACTTTTAGAACATTGTCTGGAGCTGATCGCAGAACGCTCACTTCTTTCAGAGGACGGCATCATCGTTGCGGAACACGGGATAAAAACACCTATGGAGGACAAGCTCCTGGGATTTACGAAGATAAAGGAAAAAAAATACGGAACCATAGTAATTAGTATTTATGCATTAGGAAATGCTGATTAA